The Mucilaginibacter yixingensis genome window below encodes:
- a CDS encoding peroxiredoxin, with product MTKKVFLSLLALAISVNVSLAQNKLKTGTWRGVLRPGSATELPFNFEVKDVADKQQLYIINGDEHFNVPDVRTVGDSVLIKMPLFDSEFKLVRNGEGLQGKFIKHLGVRDTYTDFSAVPDVSYRFFQNPEKAAFNVTGRWSAVFGSGAKRDTTVGEFKQTGNRLTGTFLTTSGDYRYLEGVVTGNKLYLSCFDGGHAFLFTATVKNDNTITDGNFGGDTWTAVRNENAKLPDAYSLTSLKPGDKTISFSFKDLGGKAVSLNDARFKNKVVIVQFMGSWCPNCMDETSFLVNYYKKYHPKGVEIVGLAYERTKDFTQSKRTLTQLKNRFSIPYPLLITGFTPGNGGPVQSIPQLANFIGFPTTIIIDKKGEVAKIHAGFSGPGTGEHYTEFVKEFEQLTDKLLTAE from the coding sequence ATGACGAAAAAAGTGTTTCTTTCGCTACTGGCGCTGGCTATCTCAGTCAACGTTAGTTTGGCACAAAATAAACTGAAAACCGGCACCTGGCGCGGGGTATTGCGCCCCGGTTCTGCTACCGAACTTCCTTTTAACTTTGAGGTGAAAGATGTTGCCGACAAACAGCAACTCTATATTATTAATGGCGATGAGCATTTCAACGTGCCCGATGTGCGCACCGTTGGCGACTCGGTATTGATCAAAATGCCGCTATTTGATTCTGAATTTAAACTGGTCCGCAATGGCGAGGGGCTGCAGGGTAAATTTATCAAGCATCTGGGCGTACGCGATACTTATACCGATTTCAGCGCTGTGCCCGATGTATCTTACCGTTTCTTCCAAAACCCCGAAAAAGCTGCTTTTAACGTAACCGGCAGATGGAGCGCTGTGTTTGGATCGGGTGCTAAACGCGATACAACAGTAGGCGAGTTTAAACAGACCGGCAACCGGCTTACCGGTACCTTTCTTACCACCAGCGGCGATTATCGCTACCTGGAAGGTGTGGTGACCGGCAATAAACTTTATCTGTCGTGTTTTGATGGCGGCCATGCTTTCTTGTTCACCGCGACTGTTAAAAACGACAACACCATAACCGACGGTAATTTTGGCGGCGATACGTGGACCGCTGTGCGCAACGAGAACGCTAAACTGCCCGATGCTTATTCGCTTACCAGCCTCAAGCCGGGGGATAAAACGATCAGCTTCAGCTTTAAAGATCTCGGTGGTAAAGCAGTGTCATTGAATGATGCCCGCTTTAAAAACAAGGTGGTGATAGTGCAGTTTATGGGTTCATGGTGCCCTAACTGTATGGATGAAACTTCGTTTCTGGTTAACTACTATAAGAAGTATCATCCTAAAGGAGTAGAAATAGTCGGCTTGGCTTATGAGCGCACCAAAGACTTTACCCAATCAAAACGCACACTAACGCAGCTGAAAAACAGGTTTAGCATTCCGTACCCTTTGCTTATTACCGGTTTTACGCCAGGTAACGGTGGGCCTGTGCAGAGCATCCCGCAGCTGGCTAATTTTATAGGCTTCCCAACAACCATCATTATTGATAAAAAAGGCGAAGTAGCCAAAATTCATGCAGGCTTTAGTGGCCCGGGCACAGGTGAGCATTACACCGAATTTGTGAAGGAGTTTGAGCAACTAACCGATAAGCTGCTGACGGCGGAGTAG
- a CDS encoding polymer-forming cytoskeletal protein, translating to MAIFSKKEKIQLDQQTISTIINSGCVFDGNFKAPGITRIEGTINGNIAIDHGLILGEKGIVNGNIDTQEIIVYGEVNGDIACASIEIRTTGKINGDIKTQSLSIETGGAYNGRIVMAN from the coding sequence ATGGCTATTTTTTCAAAGAAAGAAAAGATACAGCTCGACCAGCAAACCATCTCTACCATCATCAACAGCGGCTGTGTGTTTGATGGTAACTTTAAGGCCCCCGGCATTACCCGCATTGAAGGCACCATCAACGGAAACATTGCCATTGACCATGGCCTGATCCTCGGCGAAAAAGGTATTGTTAACGGCAATATTGACACCCAGGAAATTATTGTTTACGGCGAAGTAAACGGTGATATTGCCTGCGCATCCATCGAGATCAGAACCACTGGCAAGATTAACGGCGATATTAAAACTCAATCGCTCAGCATAGAAACCGGCGGGGCTTATAACGGCCGGATTGTGATGGCCAACTAA
- a CDS encoding M23 family metallopeptidase, with amino-acid sequence MFRNRKPTSFSTIIVVNKNQEESKSLRIRTSHLKWLRHYALGLVALFAVLVGTVIYLVKSNRQTEAEKQQLLAQISTIKTKVVEAPAVSNAKLTDADTAQNYIQSIQAKLKKINDYLQKRGLSQFSIKAIGGGEKSANLSANEQYASYNEYLSRLVNSVAFTPMGYPRVSAIRSIFGYRSDPFDGERAEYHPGLDFSGHRGDIVKATADGKVEHAGWNNGYGNCIIIKHKNNFETLYGHLSRIDVREGETISTGQVIGRVGSTGHSTGPHLHYEVRVNGKPVNPAKFLSLNAK; translated from the coding sequence ATGTTCCGCAATCGTAAACCAACCTCCTTTAGCACAATTATCGTTGTTAATAAAAATCAGGAAGAGTCTAAATCGCTCCGCATCAGAACCAGCCATTTAAAATGGCTGAGGCATTATGCATTGGGCCTTGTTGCCCTGTTTGCCGTACTGGTAGGCACCGTAATTTACCTGGTTAAAAGTAATAGGCAAACAGAAGCCGAAAAGCAGCAACTGTTAGCGCAGATCAGCACCATTAAAACCAAGGTTGTTGAAGCACCTGCGGTATCAAACGCCAAGTTAACCGATGCAGATACCGCTCAGAACTACATCCAAAGCATCCAGGCTAAGCTGAAGAAAATAAATGATTATCTGCAGAAACGCGGCCTGAGCCAGTTCAGCATTAAAGCCATTGGTGGCGGCGAAAAATCTGCCAACCTGAGCGCCAACGAGCAATATGCTTCTTATAACGAGTACCTGAGCCGCCTGGTAAACAGCGTTGCCTTTACGCCGATGGGTTATCCGCGGGTAAGCGCCATCCGTTCTATCTTCGGCTACCGCAGCGACCCATTTGATGGCGAACGCGCCGAGTATCACCCGGGACTGGATTTTAGCGGTCACCGTGGCGATATTGTTAAGGCTACCGCCGATGGCAAGGTTGAACATGCCGGCTGGAACAATGGCTATGGCAATTGCATCATCATCAAACACAAAAACAATTTTGAAACGCTATACGGTCACCTCTCGCGCATTGATGTGAGAGAAGGCGAAACCATCAGCACCGGCCAGGTAATCGGTCGCGTGGGTTCTACGGGGCACTCTACCGGTCCGCACCTGCATTATGAGGTGCGTGTTAACGGCAAACCTGTAAACCCGGCTAAGTTTTTATCGCTAAATGCTAAATAA
- a CDS encoding glycine--tRNA ligase, with product MSANTDELFKNVIAHAKEYGFVFPSSEIYDGLSAVYDYGQNGAELKNNIKTYWWKAMVQLNDNIVGIDSAIFMHPKIWKASGHVDGFSDPMIDNKDSKKRYRADQLLEDKIAEYDASYQTDLAERLQIEMDKALKNEDLPRLKELILEEGIACPISKTTNWTDVRQFNLMFSTQVGAVAEESDTIYLRPETAQGIFVNFLNVQKSGRMKIPFGIAQIGKAFRNEVIARQFIIRMREFEQMEMQFFVRPGTQREWFNKWKETRLQWHLALGTDAAKYRYHEHTKLAHYADAAFDIEFEFPFGFKEVEGIHSRTDFDLSQHQQYSGKKMQYFDPEVDPETGKPYGNYVPYVIETSIGLDRMFLLTLINAYEEEDLSTEEKQDSRTVLRLHPCLAPVKAAIFPLTKKDGLPEKAREIMDKLKVEFNIQYEEKDAIGKRYRRQDAIGTPFCITVDHQTLEDNTVTIRHRDSMQQERVPADQLDRIIGDLVSWRNVL from the coding sequence ATGAGCGCTAATACCGACGAACTTTTTAAGAACGTGATTGCCCATGCTAAAGAGTATGGCTTTGTTTTCCCTTCAAGCGAGATATATGATGGCCTGAGCGCCGTGTATGATTACGGGCAGAATGGTGCCGAGCTGAAGAACAACATCAAAACTTATTGGTGGAAAGCCATGGTGCAGCTGAATGATAACATTGTAGGTATCGATTCGGCTATTTTTATGCACCCGAAGATTTGGAAAGCCAGCGGCCACGTAGACGGTTTCAGCGATCCGATGATTGATAATAAGGACTCGAAAAAGCGTTACCGCGCTGATCAGTTACTGGAAGATAAAATTGCTGAGTACGATGCCAGCTATCAGACCGATCTGGCTGAGCGCCTGCAGATAGAAATGGACAAGGCCCTGAAAAACGAGGACCTGCCACGTTTAAAGGAACTGATTTTGGAAGAGGGTATTGCATGCCCCATCAGCAAAACGACTAACTGGACAGACGTGCGCCAGTTTAACCTGATGTTCAGCACACAGGTGGGTGCCGTAGCCGAGGAGTCGGACACGATTTACCTGCGTCCGGAAACGGCACAGGGTATTTTTGTAAACTTCCTGAACGTGCAGAAATCTGGCCGTATGAAAATTCCATTCGGTATTGCGCAAATTGGTAAAGCTTTCCGTAACGAGGTAATTGCCCGTCAGTTCATCATCCGCATGCGCGAGTTTGAGCAGATGGAGATGCAATTCTTTGTACGCCCCGGCACACAGCGCGAGTGGTTTAACAAATGGAAAGAAACGCGTTTGCAATGGCACCTGGCCCTGGGCACCGATGCTGCAAAATACCGTTATCACGAGCATACCAAATTGGCCCACTATGCCGATGCCGCTTTTGATATTGAGTTTGAGTTTCCATTCGGCTTTAAAGAGGTAGAAGGTATCCATAGCCGTACCGATTTTGACCTGAGCCAGCATCAGCAATACTCAGGCAAAAAAATGCAATACTTTGACCCTGAGGTTGACCCTGAAACAGGCAAGCCTTATGGTAACTATGTGCCTTATGTAATTGAAACCTCTATCGGTCTGGACCGTATGTTCCTGCTTACGCTGATAAATGCTTACGAGGAAGAAGACCTGAGCACCGAAGAGAAACAAGATAGCCGCACCGTGCTGCGTCTGCACCCTTGCCTGGCGCCGGTGAAAGCCGCCATCTTCCCGCTTACCAAAAAAGATGGTTTGCCGGAAAAGGCTCGCGAGATTATGGACAAGCTGAAGGTTGAGTTCAACATACAGTATGAGGAGAAAGATGCAATCGGCAAGCGCTACCGCCGCCAGGATGCTATCGGTACACCTTTCTGTATCACGGTAGATCACCAGACGCTGGAAGATAACACCGTAACCATCCGTCACCGCGATAGCATGCAGCAGGAGCGTGTACCGGCAGATCAACTGGATCGTATTATTGGCGATCTGGTGAGCTGGAGAAATGTGCTGTAG
- the pnuC gene encoding nicotinamide riboside transporter PnuC: MHLFQSLAEWWHQLSWLEIIAVITGLICVYLAAINSIWNWPIAIISTVITVYLMATRALYADMLQYSYLTIINIYGWYIWSNKRGKDDKRPVIAIAKRQIIYTTIAAVLITPSLGFMLIHFAAVLHYAPPAYPYLDSFCTVVSLAAQVLMARKVVENWLIWIFVDIIYVIIYTNKDLEAFAFMFVVYIIIALIGYFDWKKELKKLAVK; encoded by the coding sequence ATGCATCTCTTTCAATCATTGGCCGAGTGGTGGCATCAGCTAAGCTGGTTGGAGATTATTGCCGTTATTACGGGATTGATCTGCGTGTATCTGGCAGCCATTAACAGTATTTGGAACTGGCCTATTGCTATCATCAGTACCGTCATTACCGTTTATTTAATGGCAACGCGTGCACTGTATGCTGATATGCTACAATATAGCTACCTCACCATCATTAATATTTACGGTTGGTATATCTGGAGTAATAAGCGGGGAAAAGATGATAAGCGGCCGGTTATAGCCATTGCCAAACGACAGATTATTTATACCACTATAGCAGCCGTACTCATCACTCCCTCGTTGGGTTTTATGCTGATACATTTTGCTGCTGTACTACATTATGCGCCGCCAGCCTATCCTTATCTGGATAGCTTTTGTACAGTAGTTAGTCTTGCTGCGCAAGTACTGATGGCCCGTAAAGTGGTAGAAAACTGGCTAATCTGGATATTTGTAGACATCATCTACGTTATCATCTACACCAATAAAGATCTGGAAGCCTTTGCTTTTATGTTTGTGGTGTACATCATCATAGCCCTCATTGGCTATTTTGACTGGAAGAAGGAGTTGAAAAAGTTAGCCGTTAAGTAG
- a CDS encoding acyl-CoA dehydrogenase translates to MHFQLTEEQQMIRQAARDFAQTELKPGVIERDEHQKFPAEQIKKLGELGFLGLMVSPEYGGAGMDAVSYVLAMEELSKVDASASVVVSVNNSLVCYGLEKYGTEEQKQKYLVPLATGQVIGAFCLSEPEAGSDATSQHTTAIDMGDYYLLNGTKNWITNGNSASTYLVMAQTDVSKGSHGVNALIVEKGMEGFTVGPKENKMGIRGSDTHSLMFQDVKVPKANRIGEDGFGFKFAMQTLEGGRIGIAAQALGIASGAYELALQYSKERKTFGKPIADHQIIQFKLADMATQIEAARLLCLKAAWLKDNHQSYGRAGAMAKLFASETAMQVTTEAVQIHGGYGFVKEYHVERLMRDAKITQIYEGTSEIQRIVISRDILK, encoded by the coding sequence ATGCATTTTCAATTAACCGAAGAGCAGCAGATGATCCGTCAGGCTGCAAGAGATTTTGCGCAAACTGAGTTGAAACCCGGCGTTATAGAGCGCGATGAACACCAGAAGTTCCCTGCCGAGCAAATTAAAAAACTGGGCGAACTGGGCTTTTTGGGCTTAATGGTATCACCCGAGTATGGTGGCGCCGGTATGGACGCCGTGTCCTACGTGCTGGCCATGGAAGAACTCTCTAAGGTTGATGCATCGGCATCGGTAGTGGTTTCGGTTAATAACTCGTTGGTTTGTTATGGCCTTGAAAAGTATGGTACGGAAGAGCAAAAGCAGAAATACCTCGTTCCGCTGGCTACCGGGCAGGTTATCGGCGCGTTTTGCCTTTCTGAACCCGAGGCTGGCTCTGACGCCACATCACAGCACACCACAGCTATTGATATGGGCGATTACTATTTACTCAATGGTACCAAAAACTGGATCACCAACGGTAACTCGGCGTCAACCTACCTGGTAATGGCGCAGACAGACGTCAGCAAAGGTAGCCATGGCGTTAATGCGCTGATTGTAGAGAAGGGCATGGAAGGCTTTACCGTTGGTCCGAAAGAGAATAAGATGGGTATCCGTGGGTCTGATACACACTCGCTGATGTTTCAGGATGTAAAGGTGCCCAAAGCTAACCGTATTGGCGAGGATGGTTTCGGCTTTAAATTCGCTATGCAAACGCTGGAGGGCGGGCGTATTGGTATTGCCGCTCAGGCGCTGGGCATAGCGTCGGGCGCTTACGAGTTGGCTTTGCAGTATAGTAAAGAACGCAAAACTTTTGGTAAACCGATAGCAGATCATCAGATCATTCAATTTAAACTGGCCGATATGGCTACGCAGATTGAAGCCGCGCGCCTGCTTTGTTTAAAAGCTGCCTGGCTAAAAGATAATCATCAATCTTATGGCAGGGCAGGGGCGATGGCCAAGTTGTTTGCCTCAGAAACTGCCATGCAGGTAACTACCGAGGCCGTGCAGATTCACGGCGGCTACGGTTTTGTAAAAGAATATCATGTAGAACGATTGATGCGCGACGCCAAGATTACCCAGATTTATGAGGGAACATCAGAAATTCAGCGTATTGTCATTTCAAGAGATATTTTGAAATAG
- a CDS encoding AI-2E family transporter, whose translation MPAAKEKEYPFYLKATVILFGLVLLTYIMSALTDILVPLAFAGFIAILLNPLCNRLVRLKVPRVLAILISILLALVLVVALFYFLSTQIAQFSQSFPALKQKFEALSHDVSQWIYTKFGVETEKQVGFVKKVLDNSQAMLGHTVGTVLSTLGVVFLLPVYTFMLLFYKTLILNFFFEVFKEDNTRRVAEILQETKNAIQSYIVGLLVEMVIVAVLNSTALMILGVKYAILLGVIGAILNMLPYIGGIIAIALPILMATVTKDGYSTQLGIIAAYLIIQFIDNNIVFPRVVSVKVQINALVSIVIVLLGNALWGISGMFLSVPFVAVLKIIFDRIDDLQPWGKLLGDTVPTRHMGQLWGKRYDKNEVNENLKKKN comes from the coding sequence ATGCCTGCCGCTAAAGAAAAAGAATACCCTTTTTACCTCAAAGCTACCGTTATCCTTTTTGGCTTGGTGCTGCTCACTTACATTATGAGTGCACTGACAGATATTTTGGTGCCGCTAGCCTTTGCAGGTTTTATAGCTATTTTGCTGAATCCGTTATGTAACCGCCTGGTGCGGTTAAAGGTGCCAAGAGTATTAGCCATACTCATCTCTATTCTGCTGGCTTTGGTATTGGTAGTGGCCTTGTTCTATTTTCTGTCTACGCAGATAGCGCAGTTTAGTCAGTCGTTCCCGGCATTGAAGCAGAAGTTTGAGGCATTGAGTCACGATGTAAGTCAGTGGATTTATACCAAATTTGGTGTGGAAACAGAGAAGCAGGTTGGATTTGTGAAGAAAGTGCTGGATAACAGTCAGGCCATGCTGGGGCACACCGTGGGTACCGTGCTGAGTACGCTGGGCGTAGTGTTTTTGCTGCCGGTATACACCTTTATGTTGTTGTTTTACAAAACGCTTATCCTCAATTTTTTCTTTGAGGTATTTAAGGAAGATAACACCCGCCGCGTTGCAGAGATTTTGCAGGAGACCAAAAATGCGATACAAAGCTACATTGTTGGCTTGCTGGTAGAAATGGTGATTGTGGCCGTGCTTAACTCTACTGCGCTGATGATACTGGGCGTTAAATATGCCATTCTATTGGGTGTTATAGGGGCCATCCTCAACATGCTGCCCTACATTGGCGGCATCATTGCCATTGCCTTACCTATATTAATGGCTACGGTGACTAAAGACGGTTACTCAACACAACTGGGCATCATCGCGGCTTACCTCATCATTCAGTTTATTGATAATAACATTGTCTTCCCGCGGGTAGTATCGGTAAAAGTGCAGATCAATGCGTTGGTATCTATTGTGATTGTGCTGCTGGGGAATGCACTTTGGGGCATCTCGGGTATGTTCCTCTCGGTGCCGTTTGTGGCGGTGCTGAAAATCATCTTTGACCGGATTGATGATCTGCAACCCTGGGGCAAACTACTGGGCGATACCGTGCCTACCCGGCACATGGGCCAGCTTTGGGGTAAACGTTATGACAAGAATGAGGTTAACGAAAACTTGAAAAAGAAGAATTAA
- a CDS encoding helix-turn-helix domain-containing protein, with amino-acid sequence MLLTDFEYLNNSEDAFKKKVALQIKRLRRQNQVTQEKFYSETNINIARLESGKIDVRLDTLRKVCYYFDVSLSGFFQGIY; translated from the coding sequence ATGTTACTAACTGATTTTGAATACCTTAACAATTCCGAAGATGCTTTTAAAAAGAAAGTGGCGCTGCAGATAAAACGCCTTAGAAGGCAGAATCAGGTAACCCAGGAGAAGTTTTACAGTGAAACCAACATCAATATTGCGCGACTGGAATCGGGCAAGATTGACGTGCGATTAGACACTTTACGTAAGGTTTGCTACTATTTTGATGTTTCACTGTCTGGATTTTTCCAAGGCATCTACTAA
- a CDS encoding BrxA/BrxB family bacilliredoxin, with the protein MYPEYLVAPMRAELTNVGFEELKDAEAVKNAIESEGTVFVMVNSVCGCAAANARPAARMASANEKHPDKLVTVFAGMEKEAVDTARAYMLPYPPSSPSMALFKDGKLVHIIERHQIEGRPAQMIADNLIGAFEQYC; encoded by the coding sequence ATGTACCCTGAATATTTGGTTGCCCCCATGAGGGCCGAACTGACAAATGTTGGTTTTGAAGAGTTAAAAGACGCAGAAGCGGTAAAAAACGCCATTGAGAGCGAAGGTACCGTTTTTGTAATGGTAAACTCTGTTTGCGGCTGCGCGGCTGCCAACGCACGCCCTGCTGCACGCATGGCTAGTGCTAATGAGAAACATCCTGATAAACTGGTAACCGTTTTTGCCGGTATGGAAAAAGAAGCTGTTGACACTGCACGTGCCTACATGCTGCCTTACCCACCGTCATCGCCATCTATGGCTTTGTTTAAAGACGGCAAACTGGTACACATTATTGAGCGCCACCAGATTGAGGGCCGCCCCGCACAAATGATTGCCGATAACCTGATCGGTGCGTTTGAGCAATATTGCTAA